A genome region from Thermoanaerobaculia bacterium includes the following:
- a CDS encoding DNA alkylation repair protein yields the protein MTQLQSARKELRECATETDAQILQRFFKTGPGEYGEGDRFIGVRVPAIRRVAKTFRDLTLDETIRLLHSDIHEERLLALIILTEKYRKGTDDEQKMVYELYLSNTRYINNWDLVDLSAEHIAGAYLRDRSREPLYSLAQSTMLWERRISVLSTFHLIKRGEFGETLRIAEMLLRDKEDLIHKAVGWMLREVGKRDRGVEEAFLKKHYRVMPRTMLRYAIEKFPEDLRQQYLKGTIDPP from the coding sequence ATGACCCAACTGCAGTCAGCCAGGAAAGAATTGCGGGAATGCGCCACAGAGACAGATGCTCAAATCCTGCAGAGGTTCTTCAAGACCGGTCCCGGGGAGTACGGGGAGGGGGACCGGTTTATCGGCGTTCGTGTCCCGGCGATTCGCCGGGTAGCGAAAACCTTCCGCGATCTAACCCTGGACGAGACCATCCGTCTTCTTCATTCGGACATCCACGAGGAGCGGTTACTCGCTCTGATCATCCTTACGGAAAAATACCGGAAAGGGACCGACGACGAGCAGAAGATGGTCTACGAACTCTACCTGAGCAACACCCGGTATATTAACAATTGGGACCTCGTGGACCTGTCGGCGGAGCATATTGCAGGTGCCTATCTCAGGGACCGGAGCCGTGAACCGCTGTACAGTCTGGCGCAATCGACGATGCTGTGGGAGCGAAGGATTTCGGTCCTGTCCACCTTTCATTTGATCAAGAGAGGCGAGTTTGGCGAAACGTTACGAATTGCCGAAATGCTCCTTCGAGATAAGGAAGACCTGATTCATAAGGCTGTGGGGTGGATGCTGCGGGAGGTCGGAAAACGCGACCGTGGAGTGGAGGAAGCCTTCCTGAAGAAGCATTATCGGGTCATGCCGCGGACGATGCTGAGGTACGCGATCGAAAAATTTCCCGAAGACCTGCGCCAGCAATATTTGAAGGGCACAATCGATCCACCATAG
- a CDS encoding FkbM family methyltransferase codes for MDPAKKARDILYSVCRTCLGPFMDEREKAKLRRNVMALPVTLEYPFDPEAKLLRSIGIKPPMFDIGANTGFYSDILEDIAGSEQLYLFEPLPHLHNYLKKRFRKAHVFELALSNQEGSRTIRVPFIDGKRFDTRATFGEHREPGQTGFEEIEVRLTTLDTLTRKLGLDSIGFMKIDVEGHEAEVLKGGIETLTRFAPLILIEIEARHHGFPIATIFSTLEDIGYKGYFINVESYSLVETGQFNCKRDQKQEHLQSRQFLRYLNNFFFVPEALEKDFISRVTAFLEEEKLSVRKRFSRRKSNGDE; via the coding sequence ATGGATCCCGCTAAAAAAGCCAGAGACATTCTCTATTCGGTCTGCAGGACATGTCTCGGACCGTTTATGGACGAACGGGAGAAAGCCAAACTGCGACGGAATGTAATGGCTTTACCGGTGACGCTCGAGTATCCCTTCGATCCGGAAGCCAAGCTCCTTCGATCGATCGGGATCAAACCTCCGATGTTCGATATTGGTGCGAACACCGGATTTTACAGCGATATCCTGGAAGATATCGCCGGGTCCGAACAATTGTATCTATTTGAGCCGCTTCCCCATCTCCACAACTATCTGAAAAAGCGATTCAGAAAGGCCCATGTCTTCGAACTCGCCCTGTCGAACCAGGAAGGCTCGCGAACCATCAGGGTACCCTTTATCGACGGGAAACGGTTTGATACCCGGGCAACCTTTGGTGAACACAGGGAACCCGGCCAGACAGGATTTGAAGAGATTGAGGTACGTTTGACAACCCTGGATACCCTGACCCGGAAGCTCGGACTGGATTCCATCGGTTTCATGAAAATCGACGTGGAAGGACATGAGGCCGAGGTGTTAAAGGGGGGAATAGAAACCTTAACCCGGTTTGCGCCCCTCATTCTCATTGAAATCGAGGCACGTCACCACGGGTTTCCCATCGCCACCATCTTTTCAACGTTGGAAGATATCGGCTACAAGGGCTATTTCATCAACGTTGAGTCGTATTCGCTGGTCGAAACCGGGCAATTCAATTGCAAACGGGATCAAAAGCAGGAACACCTCCAATCGAGACAATTTTTACGCTACCTGAACAATTTCTTCTTTGTTCCTGAAGCCCTTGAGAAGGACTTCATATCCAGGGTGACTGCTTTCCTGGAAGAGGAAAAGCTTTCTGTGAGAAAGCGGTTTTCACGGAGGAAAAGCAATGGAGATGAGTGA
- the tsaA gene encoding tRNA (N6-threonylcarbamoyladenosine(37)-N6)-methyltransferase TrmO, whose protein sequence is MSDTNFVFHAIGVVRSPHTDPSRTPIQPVFARGVRGTVILDLDYMEGLADLDGFSHIYLLYVFDRAEETLLTVKPFLDDAARGIFATRSPLRPNKIGISLVRLVSIEENVLTVEDVDILDGTPLLDIKPYVARFETREDVRSGWQDKVSDDAAYQRGRRGFRRGRDPEGEDDN, encoded by the coding sequence ATGAGTGACACGAACTTTGTTTTTCATGCCATCGGGGTTGTTCGATCTCCCCACACTGATCCTTCCAGGACGCCGATTCAGCCGGTTTTCGCCCGGGGGGTGAGGGGAACCGTGATCCTGGATCTGGACTACATGGAAGGGCTTGCGGATCTGGATGGTTTTTCCCACATCTACCTGCTCTATGTATTTGACAGAGCCGAGGAAACCCTTCTTACCGTCAAGCCATTCCTGGATGATGCGGCTCGCGGAATCTTTGCCACCCGGTCTCCCTTAAGGCCGAACAAGATCGGGATCAGCCTCGTAAGGCTGGTATCCATCGAGGAAAATGTTCTCACTGTGGAAGATGTCGACATTCTGGATGGGACCCCGCTTCTCGATATCAAGCCATACGTCGCCCGCTTTGAAACGAGGGAGGATGTCCGTTCCGGATGGCAGGACAAAGTTTCGGATGATGCTGCATATCAGCGGGGTCGCCGTGGATTTCGACGGGGACGGGATCCAGAGGGGGAGGATGATAATTAA
- a CDS encoding serine hydrolase domain-containing protein: protein MKRHLILLSVMVLLLLPACRTHVEPELPYSRQLRDVLGQARQSTHIMGVSAAIIVPGYQPWLGVSGESYPDHPISEDMLFDTASAGKVLMAALVMDLAEDGLLSLDDPIRQYLPPYPNVDGSITIRQLLNHTNGLYDMVSHPDGPFRKPYRQIEFDKWWTMDEIFTRLGGAPYLAPGEGFHYTQAGYQLAAQIVEKVTRSTVSAEIQKRLLDPQDLDGMLLDFSKPIPGRFSIAHPWIDADGDGVFEDEFSKSRNWIASLSRILFYSRAEDFAVWMNALFAGKVLQPNSLQEMMTFVHPKPEETGGPLFVDYGLGLMEINPHLMRGQRVLGHLGSIPGYRTFLGHFTDSGVTMVIMYNSDTDEGFPIIDGLLGVVLDHLEQDSSGRQMSR, encoded by the coding sequence ATGAAACGTCACCTTATTTTGCTTTCCGTCATGGTTTTATTGCTGCTCCCAGCATGCAGAACCCATGTTGAGCCGGAGTTGCCATACTCCCGGCAGCTTCGGGACGTGCTGGGCCAGGCCCGGCAATCCACCCATATCATGGGGGTATCCGCGGCTATCATTGTGCCCGGGTACCAGCCGTGGCTTGGGGTGAGTGGTGAATCCTACCCGGATCATCCCATCTCGGAGGATATGCTGTTTGACACGGCCAGTGCCGGGAAGGTGCTCATGGCCGCCCTTGTGATGGATCTCGCAGAAGATGGATTGCTCTCTCTGGATGACCCAATCCGTCAGTACCTTCCCCCATACCCGAACGTCGACGGATCTATCACAATCCGACAGCTTCTCAACCATACGAACGGCCTGTACGACATGGTTTCACATCCTGACGGGCCGTTCCGCAAGCCATACCGTCAGATCGAGTTTGACAAATGGTGGACGATGGATGAAATCTTCACCCGGCTGGGAGGGGCACCGTACTTGGCTCCGGGTGAAGGATTTCACTATACCCAGGCCGGGTACCAGCTGGCCGCGCAGATCGTCGAGAAGGTGACCCGGTCCACGGTTTCCGCTGAGATCCAGAAACGACTGCTTGATCCGCAGGATCTTGATGGTATGCTCCTCGATTTCTCAAAGCCGATCCCGGGCCGTTTTTCCATTGCTCATCCCTGGATCGATGCCGATGGGGATGGAGTTTTTGAAGATGAATTTTCAAAGTCAAGAAACTGGATCGCCTCTCTGTCCCGCATCCTTTTCTATTCCCGGGCGGAAGATTTTGCCGTCTGGATGAATGCCCTCTTTGCCGGAAAGGTACTTCAACCGAATTCTCTTCAAGAGATGATGACCTTCGTTCATCCCAAACCGGAGGAGACCGGCGGCCCCCTGTTTGTTGATTACGGCCTTGGGCTCATGGAAATCAACCCTCACCTTATGCGGGGTCAACGGGTTCTGGGGCACCTGGGCAGCATTCCCGGGTATCGGACTTTTCTGGGGCACTTCACGGATTCTGGAGTGACGATGGTGATCATGTACAACAGCGATACCGATGAGGGTTTCCCCATCATCGATGGCTTACTGGGTGTGGTTCTGGATCACCTCGAACAGGACTCAAGTGGTAGGCAGATGAGCAGGTAA
- a CDS encoding GNAT family N-acetyltransferase: MIMDSDIEIRRVRESDVEPLREVINQICVEKWYLATAEGFSLEQSRAYLQRVIENGFPYVVAIHQDRIVGWCDIVPSPGSGYAHSGRLGVAVAGEYRGKGLGRRLMEACLSLARRSPIEKVELEVFTDNVRAVQLYESLGFKVEGVKVRARKLEGRYQDSQLMALFITQEHS; this comes from the coding sequence ATGATTATGGACTCGGATATCGAAATTCGCCGTGTTCGGGAATCGGACGTTGAACCGCTCCGGGAGGTGATCAATCAGATCTGTGTGGAAAAGTGGTACCTGGCCACTGCGGAAGGATTCTCCCTGGAGCAGAGCCGGGCCTACCTTCAGCGGGTCATCGAGAACGGCTTTCCCTATGTGGTGGCCATCCATCAGGACCGGATCGTGGGGTGGTGTGACATTGTCCCCAGCCCGGGGTCCGGGTACGCCCACTCAGGGCGCCTGGGAGTCGCTGTTGCCGGGGAGTATCGCGGAAAAGGCCTGGGCCGCCGCCTGATGGAGGCTTGCCTTTCGCTGGCCCGCCGTTCTCCGATTGAAAAGGTTGAGCTGGAAGTCTTCACCGACAACGTGCGCGCGGTCCAGCTCTATGAAAGCCTGGGATTCAAGGTGGAAGGGGTTAAGGTTCGGGCCAGGAAGCTCGAAGGCCGTTACCAGGACAGCCAGCTTATGGCCCTCTTTATCACACAGGAACATTCCTGA
- a CDS encoding phosphatase PAP2 family protein produces MRNDTSGSSADSIPISRISLRLLLTQPYPLTAAIVLPLLILVSCAFFYIFIGDVMMPGRFLHVPEIGLDALFPLRPSWVLVYATLYLYLIVLPILTVRQEKHVVRTILAYLTVWIVAFICFLIYPTAAPRPEQVAGSGFIPWALRLLYSMDPPYNCFPSIHVAHSFVSVFTCYRIHRGVGLSGAVVGLLIGVSTLYTKQHYAVDVLAGILLAYLAHLIFLRPYPREKIPELDRHLAPAYALLTAGFVTTVLLVFWFVYLVNGESGILTP; encoded by the coding sequence ATGAGAAACGATACCTCCGGAAGCTCTGCCGATTCTATCCCGATTTCGAGGATCTCGCTGCGGCTTCTCCTGACCCAGCCCTATCCGTTGACTGCCGCCATCGTTTTACCTCTGCTGATTCTCGTATCATGTGCCTTCTTCTATATTTTCATCGGTGACGTGATGATGCCCGGTCGGTTCCTTCATGTTCCGGAGATCGGCCTGGATGCACTCTTCCCTCTGCGGCCCTCCTGGGTCCTGGTGTACGCGACGCTCTACCTGTACCTGATCGTACTGCCAATTCTCACCGTGCGCCAGGAAAAGCATGTGGTCCGTACGATCCTGGCCTACCTGACGGTGTGGATCGTCGCTTTCATCTGCTTCCTTATCTACCCCACGGCAGCCCCCCGGCCGGAACAGGTGGCCGGGAGTGGCTTCATTCCCTGGGCCCTTCGTCTTCTGTATTCCATGGACCCACCCTACAATTGTTTTCCTTCCATCCACGTTGCGCACTCTTTCGTGTCGGTGTTTACCTGCTATCGAATCCACCGGGGTGTGGGACTCAGCGGGGCGGTCGTTGGACTCCTGATTGGGGTCTCCACACTTTATACCAAACAACACTACGCCGTGGATGTGCTGGCCGGTATCCTGCTGGCGTACCTGGCCCATCTCATCTTTCTGCGTCCCTATCCCCGTGAGAAAATTCCTGAGCTCGACCGGCATTTGGCGCCGGCCTATGCCCTCCTCACGGCGGGATTTGTTACCACGGTTCTTCTGGTTTTCTGGTTTGTCTATCTGGTGAATGGAGAGTCTGGAATCCTGACACCCTGA
- a CDS encoding helix-hairpin-helix domain-containing protein: MKNNNKVQESLQVIPGVGPATEKDFHDLGIYRIEQLKNASPESLYEDLCTLRRVRIDRCQLYVFRCVVYYASHTNHDPEKLKWWNWKDHPRNSRKKTGSKPS; the protein is encoded by the coding sequence ATGAAAAATAACAATAAGGTTCAGGAAAGTCTTCAGGTTATTCCGGGGGTAGGACCTGCGACCGAAAAAGATTTCCACGATCTCGGGATCTACAGGATCGAACAACTGAAAAACGCCAGTCCGGAATCTCTTTATGAGGATCTCTGTACCCTGCGGAGGGTCAGGATCGATCGATGTCAGCTCTATGTCTTTCGATGTGTCGTATACTATGCCTCCCATACGAATCATGATCCGGAAAAATTGAAGTGGTGGAACTGGAAGGATCATCCTCGCAACTCGAGGAAAAAGACGGGGTCGAAGCCCTCTTAA
- a CDS encoding Nramp family divalent metal transporter, protein MTSTEEERKILLHSSGDTSLEEVHGSVKTQNLSVWKRIFAFAGPAYLISVGYMDPGNWATDLEGGSRFGYALIWVILMSNMMAILLQTLSARLGIVTGKDLAQACRSEYSRWASFVLWILGEIAIAACDLAELLGTILGLNLLFGLPLLWGALITLFDTFLLLAIQRLGIRKMEAFILSLISIIAGGFVVNLFLAKPDWGPAAAGLIPSIPEGSLYIILGIIGATVMPHNLYLHSSLVQTRKVSRTVDSKAQACRYNLLDSVIALNAAFFVNVAILVLAAAVFYRHGMVVTEIQQAHQLLEQFLGTQAASIAFGLALLAAGQSSTLTGTLAGQIVMEGFVKIRLRPALRRLITRAIALLPAVVVISISGDEGTYRLLILSQVILSLQLPFAIVPLVHFTSDKLKMGSFANRAWVKVLAWITSILIIALNGKLVYDQIMEWVHGGASTLVSILTIGLTMAIVLFLLYVIVLPLIHGEKAWKEWKPTGAIAVIEKIETHAMKHIVAALGRDSGDAAIVSRALSIAKAEKAMLTLVHVVDSPSAQVHSHDSYDEHARDDEQYLLDIATEVRSSGVPVEIALAFGHPSRELVSFAEAHHVDMLVMGSHGHRLLGDLLWGETVDPVRHKVNIPVLVVR, encoded by the coding sequence ATGACATCGACTGAAGAAGAAAGAAAGATCCTTCTGCATTCCTCCGGGGATACATCCCTTGAAGAGGTTCATGGGAGCGTGAAGACCCAGAATCTTTCAGTTTGGAAACGGATCTTTGCCTTTGCGGGGCCGGCGTACCTTATCAGCGTCGGGTACATGGATCCGGGAAACTGGGCCACCGATCTGGAGGGCGGATCCCGCTTCGGGTACGCCCTGATCTGGGTGATCCTGATGTCCAACATGATGGCGATCCTCCTTCAAACCCTGTCCGCACGGCTGGGAATCGTCACAGGGAAGGACCTGGCGCAGGCCTGTCGATCGGAGTATTCCAGGTGGGCTTCCTTCGTTCTCTGGATCCTGGGAGAGATCGCAATTGCCGCCTGCGATCTCGCTGAGCTACTGGGTACCATTCTCGGGTTAAACCTCCTCTTCGGCCTTCCCCTGCTCTGGGGGGCATTGATTACCCTGTTCGACACCTTTCTTCTCCTTGCGATCCAGAGGCTGGGAATTCGGAAGATGGAAGCCTTTATCCTGTCGTTGATCTCGATCATCGCGGGCGGATTCGTCGTGAACCTGTTCCTGGCAAAGCCGGACTGGGGCCCCGCGGCGGCCGGGCTGATTCCTTCCATTCCGGAAGGGTCGCTCTACATTATCCTCGGAATCATCGGGGCGACGGTGATGCCCCACAATCTATATCTCCATTCTTCCCTCGTCCAGACACGCAAGGTTTCCCGCACTGTCGATTCGAAGGCCCAGGCCTGCAGGTACAATCTTCTGGATTCCGTCATTGCCCTGAACGCGGCTTTTTTTGTTAATGTGGCGATCCTTGTTCTGGCTGCGGCTGTCTTTTACCGCCATGGCATGGTTGTGACCGAAATCCAGCAGGCGCACCAGCTCCTCGAGCAATTCCTGGGCACACAGGCCGCATCCATCGCGTTCGGACTGGCCCTGCTTGCGGCGGGTCAGAGCTCTACGCTGACGGGAACACTGGCCGGTCAGATCGTCATGGAAGGATTCGTCAAGATTCGGTTACGGCCGGCCTTGAGACGTCTGATCACACGGGCAATTGCGCTGCTCCCCGCCGTTGTTGTAATCTCCATTTCGGGCGACGAGGGAACCTACCGACTGCTCATCTTGAGCCAGGTGATCCTGAGCCTTCAGCTGCCCTTTGCCATCGTGCCCCTCGTGCACTTCACCAGCGATAAGCTGAAGATGGGATCCTTCGCCAACAGGGCCTGGGTAAAAGTCCTGGCCTGGATCACGTCGATCTTGATCATCGCGCTCAACGGTAAGCTGGTCTATGATCAGATCATGGAGTGGGTTCATGGTGGTGCTTCAACCCTGGTCTCCATTCTAACGATCGGCCTGACGATGGCGATTGTCCTCTTCCTTCTGTACGTTATCGTGCTTCCGCTAATTCATGGCGAGAAGGCCTGGAAAGAATGGAAGCCGACAGGTGCAATCGCCGTCATCGAGAAGATTGAAACCCATGCCATGAAACATATCGTCGCGGCCCTCGGCCGGGACAGCGGAGACGCCGCGATCGTCAGCCGTGCATTGTCCATCGCAAAGGCGGAGAAAGCCATGCTTACCCTGGTGCACGTGGTCGATTCCCCTTCCGCGCAAGTGCACAGCCACGACTCCTACGACGAGCACGCACGTGACGATGAACAGTATCTTCTCGATATCGCGACCGAGGTTCGCTCATCGGGGGTCCCCGTAGAGATCGCACTTGCGTTCGGCCACCCGTCCCGGGAACTGGTATCCTTTGCCGAAGCCCATCACGTGGACATGCTGGTCATGGGTTCGCACGGCCACCGATTGCTGGGAGATCTTCTCTGGGGTGAAACGGTCGATCCAGTGCGTCACAAGGTAAACATTCCGGTACTGGTAGTACGATGA
- a CDS encoding VOC family protein, whose amino-acid sequence MLGVPRVRQAAEYYRDVLGFHLDPDQGVFQPSTDEPDGVYAIVKRSVVWIHFQIRREAWSQIERAAYERDVYLYVEDVDTLHADLVRRGARILTSPQQAPHGIHEMVVEDLNGYRLVF is encoded by the coding sequence GTGCTGGGCGTGCCGCGGGTTCGGCAGGCGGCTGAATATTATCGCGATGTTCTGGGATTTCATCTCGATCCGGACCAGGGGGTGTTCCAGCCTTCCACGGATGAACCGGACGGGGTTTATGCCATTGTGAAACGGTCTGTTGTCTGGATTCATTTTCAGATTCGCCGTGAAGCCTGGAGTCAGATCGAAAGAGCGGCCTATGAACGTGACGTCTATCTCTATGTTGAGGATGTCGATACCCTTCATGCCGATCTGGTGCGGCGGGGTGCCAGAATTCTGACTTCTCCTCAGCAGGCACCTCATGGGATCCATGAGATGGTGGTGGAAGATCTGAACGGATACAGGCTGGTCTTTTGA